From the Paludisphaera mucosa genome, one window contains:
- a CDS encoding glycosyltransferase family 2 protein, with amino-acid sequence MKLLTAIPVHNEEKYLEEVLRQVLRHADDVLVVDDGSKDRTPELLKGFPEVRVIRHPTNLGYGAGLRTAFGAALDGGYDALVTLDCDGQHEPALIPEVAAKLAEADMVSGSRYLQVFDPSQRPPEERRRINVEVTRWLNECLGLNLTDAFCGFKAYNRRALECFEVTDLGYAMPLPIWVQAVQHGLRIVETPVPLIYLDESRAFGGSLDDSTYRLNHYRQVFSDALKAAGLEVAGGCRG; translated from the coding sequence ATGAAGCTTCTCACCGCGATCCCCGTCCACAACGAGGAGAAGTACCTGGAAGAGGTGCTTCGCCAGGTCCTCCGCCACGCGGACGACGTGCTCGTGGTCGACGACGGCTCGAAAGACCGCACGCCGGAACTGCTCAAGGGCTTCCCCGAGGTCCGCGTCATCCGCCATCCGACCAACCTCGGTTACGGAGCGGGGCTGCGGACGGCCTTCGGCGCGGCCCTCGACGGCGGGTACGACGCCCTCGTCACGCTCGACTGCGACGGCCAGCACGAGCCCGCCCTGATCCCCGAGGTCGCGGCCAAGCTCGCCGAGGCCGACATGGTCTCCGGCAGTCGCTATCTCCAGGTCTTCGACCCCTCCCAACGCCCGCCGGAAGAACGTCGGCGGATCAACGTCGAGGTCACCCGCTGGCTGAACGAGTGCCTCGGGCTCAACCTCACCGACGCGTTCTGCGGGTTCAAGGCTTACAACCGCCGCGCCCTGGAATGCTTCGAGGTCACCGACCTCGGCTACGCCATGCCCCTGCCGATCTGGGTGCAGGCGGTCCAGCATGGCCTGAGGATCGTGGAGACGCCGGTGCCTTTGATCTACCTGGACGAATCGCGCGCCTTCGGCGGCTCGCTCGACGACTCGACGTACCGTCTGAATCACTATCGCCAGGTCTTCTCCGACGCTCTCAAGGCCGCAGGCCTGGAAGTGGCCGGAGGTTGTCGCGGATGA
- a CDS encoding GNAT family N-acetyltransferase: protein MKASTQETRLPFRRGSVEYCLGTEADHEAVYQTLLHVFHGPDRESYLGTLSDPAYRPDERLLVKVDGRIVSHVHLTEREIRYGGVTIPMNGIMWIGTLPEFRGLGFAQNLMRLADERSRATGAVVQALTTRMPRFYKPLGWGVCGRRTFGQTLSRNLPQATDGVVEGKGGGWHVRPWRQVELGDLMALYDMQFRTTTGTAARSEEYWRWLIGRRYAHVIWVACQGEAVRGYAFVKDHRILEMATDPAQPQALKALLGRVRAEALERAYPEVTINGPVDHPALEACRAAGGRIFDQDAVDGSVSMYHVPDVGRFLKAILPELSRRVQEAGSTAPLELGLTVDDHRWLIHADGKNSRVEPDKLSRRHLTLRSATFVRLAMGHVGVEEAAGEDGFVASTATALDAARILFPIQPIWRSPLDSATA from the coding sequence ATGAAAGCCTCCACCCAGGAGACGCGGCTCCCGTTTCGTCGAGGTTCGGTCGAGTACTGCCTGGGGACCGAGGCCGACCACGAGGCGGTCTATCAGACGCTGCTCCACGTGTTTCACGGCCCGGATCGCGAGTCCTACCTGGGCACGCTGAGCGATCCCGCGTACCGTCCCGACGAGCGTTTGCTCGTCAAGGTCGACGGCCGGATCGTCAGCCACGTCCACCTCACCGAGCGGGAGATCCGCTACGGCGGCGTCACCATCCCCATGAACGGCATCATGTGGATCGGCACCCTCCCGGAATTCCGGGGCCTCGGCTTCGCCCAGAACCTGATGCGACTCGCCGACGAACGCTCGCGCGCGACGGGGGCCGTCGTCCAGGCCCTCACCACGCGAATGCCGCGCTTCTACAAGCCGCTCGGCTGGGGCGTTTGCGGACGCCGGACCTTCGGGCAGACGCTGAGCCGAAACCTGCCCCAGGCGACCGACGGCGTCGTCGAAGGGAAGGGAGGCGGCTGGCACGTCCGCCCCTGGCGGCAGGTCGAACTGGGCGACCTCATGGCCCTCTACGACATGCAGTTCCGCACGACCACGGGGACGGCCGCCCGATCCGAAGAATATTGGCGCTGGCTGATCGGCCGCCGCTACGCCCACGTCATCTGGGTCGCCTGCCAGGGCGAGGCCGTGAGGGGCTATGCCTTCGTTAAAGACCATCGCATCCTGGAGATGGCCACCGACCCGGCGCAGCCGCAGGCGCTCAAGGCCCTCCTCGGCCGGGTACGCGCCGAGGCCCTGGAACGCGCCTATCCCGAGGTGACGATCAACGGCCCCGTCGACCATCCGGCGCTCGAGGCCTGTCGGGCGGCCGGCGGTCGGATCTTCGATCAGGACGCCGTCGACGGCTCGGTCTCGATGTACCACGTGCCCGACGTCGGCCGGTTCCTCAAGGCGATCCTGCCGGAACTGAGCCGACGGGTTCAGGAGGCCGGCTCGACCGCTCCGCTCGAACTCGGCCTGACCGTCGACGACCATCGTTGGCTGATTCACGCCGACGGCAAGAACTCGAGGGTCGAGCCCGACAAGCTCAGCCGTCGTCACCTGACGCTCCGCTCGGCGACGTTCGTCCGCCTCGCCATGGGACATGTCGGCGTCGAAGAAGCGGCCGGTGAGGACGGATTCGTGGCCTCCACAGCCACCGCCCTCGACGCCGCCCGCATCCTGTTCCCCATCCAGCCGATCTGGCGCAGCCCGCTCGACTCGGCCACGGCCTGA